Proteins encoded within one genomic window of Eurosta solidaginis isolate ZX-2024a chromosome 1, ASM4086904v1, whole genome shotgun sequence:
- the LOC137243688 gene encoding probable maleylacetoacetate isomerase 2: MLSSTSQLLRSTVLAANQLNNHIYRVCTKHVSTTPLLFQPQANKEANKPILYSFWSSSCSWRVRITLNLKNIPYEIKPINLLKSGGEQHTEEYRMVNPMKVVPTLQIDGRSIIESVAIMHYLDETRPQPPLLPQDVYKRAKVREVVEIICSGIQPLQNLGILKYMGDKKLDWAQQCINRGFSALEVILSSSAGKFCFGDELTMADCCLLPQVFNARRYKVDMSQYPIISRIETELLKVPAFADAHPNKQPDYPTK; the protein is encoded by the exons ATGCTCTCAAGTACCAGCCAGCTGTTACGAAGTACAGTGCTAGCAGCGAATCAACTAAACAATCACATTTACAGAGTTTGTACAAAACATGTGTCTACTACACCCCTGCTCTTTCAGCCACAAGCAAACAAAGAAGCTAATAAACCAATACTTTACTCCTTTTGGTCCAGTTCCTGTTCGTGGCGTGTACGCATAACACTCAATCTTAAAAATATTCCATATGAAATAAAGCCTATCAACTTGCTTAAATCTGGCGGCGAACAACATACTGAGGAATATCGTATGGTTAATCCCATGAAAGTCGTGCCAACATTACAAATTG atGGCCGCAGCATTATAGAGTCTGTTGCTATTATGCATTATTTGGATGAAACACGACCACAGCCGCCCTTACTTCCTCAAGATGTATACAAACGCGCTAAGGTGCGTGAAGTTGTTGAGATTATTTGTTCGGGTATACAACCATTGCAGAATTTGGGTATACTAAAATATATGGGCGATAAAAAACTGGATTGGGCACAACAATGCATCAACCGTGGTTTTAGCGCGCTTGAAGTCATCTTGTCTAGTTCTGCCGGCAAATTTTGTTTTGGCGATGAGCTTACAATGGCTGATTGCTGTCTATTGCCGCAGGTGTTTAATGCTAGAAG GTATAAAGTTGATATGTCACAGTACCCAATTATATCACGAATTGAAACTGAATTGTTAAAGGTTCCTGCCTTCGCTGATGCCCATCCAAACAAACAGCCTGATTATCCAACCAAATAG
- the LOC137237508 gene encoding probable maleylacetoacetate isomerase 2 isoform X1, producing MSDELTKNFVHSSSGSSNQPSTSKPILYSYWRSSCSWRVRIALNLKEIPYDIKPISLIKSGGEQHCNEYREVNPMEQVPALQIDGHTLIESVAIMHYLEETRPQRPLLPQDVHKRAKVREIVEIICSGIQPLQNLIVLIHVGEEKKKEWAQHWITRGFRAVEKSLSTSAGKYCVGDDITMADCCLVPQVFNARRFHVDLRPYPIILRIDRELEANPAFRAAHPSNQPDCPPELPNK from the exons ATGTCTGACGAACTAACAAAAAATTTCGTTCATTCTTCTTCTGGTTCTTCAAATCAACCTTCCACTTCAAAGCCAATACTCTATTCGTATTGGCGTAGCTCATGCTCGTGGCGGGTGCGCATAGCTCTCAACTTAAAGGAGATACCATACGACATCAAACCCATCAGCTTGATTAAATCAGGAGGTGAACAGCATTGCAATGAGTACCGTGAGGTCAATCCAATGGAGCAAGTACCGGCATTGCAAATCG ATGGTCATACGCTGATTGAGTCAGTAGCTATTATGCATTACTTGGAAGAGACGCGCCCACAGCGTCCGCTATTACCACAGGATGTACATAAACGTGCCAAAGTGCGTGAAATTGTCGAAATCATTTGCTCGGGCATACAACCATTGCAAAATTTGATTGTACTGATTCACGTTGGTGAGGAGAAGAAGAAAGAGTGGGCACAGCATTGGATTACACGCGGCTTCCGTGCTGTCGAGAAATCGCTCTCGACATCAGCTGGCAAGTATTGTGTGGGTGATGACATTACCATGGCCGATTGCTGTTTGGTCCCACAGGTTTTCAATGCAAGAAG ATTCCACGTTGATCTCCGTCCATATCCCATCATCTTACGTATCGATCGTGAATTGGAGGCTAATCCAGCTTTTCGCGCTGCTCATCCTTCCAACCAACCTGACTGTCCACCGGAGCTGCCAAACAAATAG
- the LOC137237508 gene encoding probable maleylacetoacetate isomerase 2 isoform X2, giving the protein MSLSAIAKPILYSYWRSSCSWRVRIALNLKEIPYDIKPISLIKSGGEQHCNEYREVNPMEQVPALQIDGHTLIESVAIMHYLEETRPQRPLLPQDVHKRAKVREIVEIICSGIQPLQNLIVLIHVGEEKKKEWAQHWITRGFRAVEKSLSTSAGKYCVGDDITMADCCLVPQVFNARRFHVDLRPYPIILRIDRELEANPAFRAAHPSNQPDCPPELPNK; this is encoded by the exons CCAATACTCTATTCGTATTGGCGTAGCTCATGCTCGTGGCGGGTGCGCATAGCTCTCAACTTAAAGGAGATACCATACGACATCAAACCCATCAGCTTGATTAAATCAGGAGGTGAACAGCATTGCAATGAGTACCGTGAGGTCAATCCAATGGAGCAAGTACCGGCATTGCAAATCG ATGGTCATACGCTGATTGAGTCAGTAGCTATTATGCATTACTTGGAAGAGACGCGCCCACAGCGTCCGCTATTACCACAGGATGTACATAAACGTGCCAAAGTGCGTGAAATTGTCGAAATCATTTGCTCGGGCATACAACCATTGCAAAATTTGATTGTACTGATTCACGTTGGTGAGGAGAAGAAGAAAGAGTGGGCACAGCATTGGATTACACGCGGCTTCCGTGCTGTCGAGAAATCGCTCTCGACATCAGCTGGCAAGTATTGTGTGGGTGATGACATTACCATGGCCGATTGCTGTTTGGTCCCACAGGTTTTCAATGCAAGAAG ATTCCACGTTGATCTCCGTCCATATCCCATCATCTTACGTATCGATCGTGAATTGGAGGCTAATCCAGCTTTTCGCGCTGCTCATCCTTCCAACCAACCTGACTGTCCACCGGAGCTGCCAAACAAATAG